One region of Microbacterium sufflavum genomic DNA includes:
- a CDS encoding HAD-IC family P-type ATPase has protein sequence MTPPTPADGLTRAQVAERVSTGRTNAFTADTSRSAWSIVRANVFTIFNGIVFACFFVLFAIGRWQDALFGLAAFSNAIIGCVQEFRAKAALDRLALMNAPRALVRRDGAETEVVPGDVVLDDVLVLRAGEQVPADATVTQSRGLQIDESMLTGESDPVEKHPGDEALSGAVVVAGEGLAVTTRVGADSYANRFAGEARRFSLVASELRSSIDRVLTWVGWIIGPVGLLVLNAQIIVTGGYATAFSSGSWQQAVVNTIAALTAMIPLGLVLMTSIAFAVGASRLARRQVLVNELPAVEGLARVDVVCLDKTGTLTVGDIVFDAEHTIGGASPSRADEVAAVLAWYAAAPDANSTARSLRADHPVRAPLHVRGDIPFSSARKWSATVFEEVDGTWVMGAPEMIFGDEATSSSTELGRTVTRLAESGRRTLVLARAEQPLSESEIAEERLPAGLAPVRVLTFREQVRPDAAQTLEYFRRQEVAIRIISGDNPRTVAAIAREVGLDVEEGFDARELPDDDAELARLLDSQQVFGRVTPEQKKRMVTALQSHGHTVAMTGDGVNDALAIKTADIGIAMNSGSPATKAVARLVLLDGQFSHLPDVVAEGRQVIANIERVSMLFLTKTAYATTLAVVFGALILAFPFLPRQLSITDGLTIGIPAFFLALMPNASRYLPGFLRRSLSFAIPAGVVVAGGLTWYDAVARGLGVSEEQLRTGATVILAIVGIWVLAVLARPLNRFKVLVVGAMFVLLVGIFSLPPARSFFALVDPGEELALALTGIVAVMIAAIEIIRFVHRRVVVDRVRPSGDRTGETERAAQAARGSTVARVLTNGVAALAYVFGLLATAFGVLVFLSRYEGTVGRTAFSLLGASIALFGLLVLAIAAGVRRGSGLSRLLLTIVLTLAIAVSVAVLLAGDRWDWGAGITGLVAGVLVTLLWTPPTTHRFGRIRDSSMGRGRP, from the coding sequence ATGACCCCGCCCACGCCCGCCGACGGACTCACGCGCGCCCAGGTGGCGGAACGCGTCTCGACGGGCCGAACGAACGCGTTCACGGCCGATACGAGCCGGAGCGCCTGGAGCATCGTCCGCGCGAACGTGTTCACCATCTTCAACGGGATCGTGTTCGCGTGCTTCTTCGTGCTGTTCGCGATCGGGCGGTGGCAGGATGCCCTTTTCGGTCTCGCCGCGTTCTCCAACGCGATCATCGGCTGCGTGCAGGAGTTCCGAGCGAAAGCGGCCCTCGATCGCCTCGCCCTGATGAACGCCCCGCGTGCGCTCGTCCGACGGGACGGTGCCGAGACGGAGGTGGTCCCCGGCGATGTGGTGCTCGACGACGTGCTCGTGCTGCGTGCCGGCGAACAGGTCCCGGCCGACGCCACGGTCACGCAGTCCCGCGGGCTGCAGATCGACGAGTCGATGCTCACCGGCGAGTCGGACCCGGTCGAGAAGCACCCGGGCGATGAGGCGCTGTCGGGGGCGGTCGTCGTCGCCGGCGAAGGGCTCGCCGTCACCACCCGCGTCGGGGCGGACTCGTACGCGAACCGGTTCGCGGGTGAGGCGCGGCGGTTCTCGCTGGTGGCGAGCGAGCTCCGGTCGTCGATCGATCGCGTCCTCACCTGGGTGGGCTGGATCATCGGTCCCGTCGGGCTCCTCGTGCTGAACGCGCAGATCATCGTGACCGGCGGCTATGCGACGGCGTTCAGCTCAGGCTCGTGGCAGCAGGCGGTGGTCAACACGATCGCCGCGTTGACCGCGATGATTCCGCTCGGCCTCGTCTTGATGACCAGCATCGCGTTCGCGGTCGGAGCGTCGCGGCTCGCGCGTCGACAGGTGCTGGTGAACGAGCTGCCGGCGGTCGAGGGGCTCGCTCGTGTCGACGTCGTGTGCCTCGACAAGACCGGCACGCTCACGGTGGGCGACATCGTCTTCGACGCCGAGCACACGATCGGCGGCGCGTCTCCGTCCCGTGCAGACGAGGTGGCCGCCGTGCTGGCCTGGTATGCGGCAGCTCCGGACGCGAACTCGACGGCCCGTTCCCTGCGCGCCGACCACCCGGTGCGCGCACCGCTGCACGTCCGCGGAGACATCCCGTTCTCCTCGGCGCGCAAATGGAGCGCCACGGTGTTCGAGGAGGTCGACGGCACCTGGGTGATGGGGGCACCGGAGATGATCTTCGGCGACGAGGCCACCTCGAGCAGCACCGAGCTCGGCCGCACGGTCACGAGGCTCGCGGAGAGCGGGCGCCGCACGCTGGTCCTCGCGCGGGCGGAACAGCCGCTGTCCGAGTCGGAGATCGCCGAGGAGCGCCTGCCCGCCGGACTGGCCCCCGTCCGCGTCCTCACCTTCCGCGAACAGGTGCGTCCTGACGCCGCGCAGACGCTGGAGTACTTCCGCCGCCAGGAGGTGGCCATCCGCATCATCTCCGGAGACAACCCGCGGACCGTGGCGGCGATCGCGCGCGAGGTCGGACTCGACGTGGAGGAGGGGTTCGACGCGCGGGAGCTCCCCGACGACGATGCCGAGCTCGCCCGGCTCCTCGACAGCCAGCAGGTGTTCGGGCGGGTGACGCCGGAGCAGAAGAAGCGCATGGTGACCGCGCTGCAGAGCCACGGACACACCGTCGCCATGACCGGAGACGGGGTCAACGACGCCCTGGCGATCAAGACGGCCGACATCGGGATCGCCATGAACTCCGGCTCGCCGGCGACGAAGGCCGTCGCGCGCCTCGTCCTGCTCGACGGGCAGTTCTCCCACCTGCCCGACGTCGTGGCCGAGGGGCGGCAGGTCATCGCGAACATCGAACGCGTCTCGATGCTGTTCCTCACCAAGACGGCGTATGCGACGACCCTCGCCGTCGTGTTCGGTGCGCTGATCCTGGCCTTCCCGTTCCTCCCGCGCCAGCTGTCGATCACCGACGGCCTCACCATCGGGATCCCCGCGTTCTTCCTGGCGCTCATGCCGAACGCCTCGCGCTACCTCCCCGGCTTCCTGCGGCGATCCCTCAGCTTCGCGATCCCGGCCGGCGTCGTCGTGGCGGGCGGCCTCACCTGGTACGACGCTGTCGCGCGCGGTCTCGGCGTCTCCGAGGAGCAGCTGCGTACCGGCGCGACCGTGATCCTCGCGATCGTCGGCATCTGGGTGCTGGCGGTGCTGGCGCGGCCCCTCAATCGCTTCAAGGTCCTCGTGGTGGGCGCCATGTTCGTGCTGCTCGTCGGCATCTTCAGCCTGCCGCCGGCGCGCAGCTTCTTCGCCCTGGTCGATCCGGGGGAGGAGCTCGCGCTGGCCCTCACCGGGATCGTCGCGGTGATGATCGCCGCGATCGAGATCATCCGGTTCGTCCATCGCCGCGTCGTCGTCGATCGTGTTCGCCCGAGCGGCGACCGCACCGGCGAAACCGAGCGCGCCGCTCAGGCTGCCCGCGGCAGCACCGTGGCGCGGGTCCTCACGAATGGGGTCGCAGCCCTCGCCTATGTCTTCGGCCTGCTCGCCACGGCGTTCGGTGTGCTGGTGTTCCTCTCGCGCTACGAGGGGACGGTGGGACGGACGGCGTTCTCGCTCCTCGGCGCATCGATCGCCCTGTTCGGGCTCCTGGTGCTCGCGATCGCGGCGGGCGTGCGGCGGGGCAGCGGGTTGTCGCGCCTGTTGCTCACGATCGTGCTGACGCTCGCCATCGCGGTCAGCGTCGCGGTGCTGCTCGCGGGGGATCGTTGGGACTGGGGTGCCGGGATCACGGGGCTGGTCGCGGGCGTGCTCGTGACCCTGCTGTGGACGCCGCCGACGACGCACCGGTTCGGGCGCATCCGCGACAGCTCGATGGGGCGCGGTCGCCCCTGA
- a CDS encoding SIMPL domain-containing protein: MSEVIVTVRGEHEVRVRPERAIVRVSVRAEGPERGPVVDEALRLSEPVREDLAERTKTGSALDWSSANLSVRAERPWSSDGSRLAPVYMAGVDFTATFAEDGELSLWVTEVSAREGVEVGWVDWHLTPETRTRVEREVAARAVEAAVLRAEAYAGAVGLHQVSPVELADVGLIAPGHPGPGTPLMKARGAVAFAADAAPSMQYEPEEIVISATVEARFLAR; encoded by the coding sequence ATGAGCGAGGTCATCGTCACCGTCCGTGGTGAGCACGAAGTGCGGGTCCGCCCCGAGCGTGCCATCGTCCGTGTCTCCGTCCGTGCCGAGGGGCCGGAGCGCGGCCCCGTGGTCGACGAAGCCCTGCGTCTCTCCGAGCCCGTGCGCGAAGACCTCGCCGAGCGCACGAAGACCGGGTCAGCGCTCGACTGGAGCAGCGCGAACCTCAGCGTCCGGGCGGAGCGCCCGTGGAGCAGCGATGGCTCGCGCCTCGCGCCCGTCTACATGGCCGGCGTCGACTTCACCGCGACGTTCGCGGAGGACGGCGAGCTCTCCCTGTGGGTCACCGAGGTCTCAGCGCGGGAGGGAGTCGAGGTCGGTTGGGTGGACTGGCATCTCACCCCCGAGACCCGCACCCGTGTCGAACGCGAGGTCGCGGCCCGCGCCGTGGAGGCCGCCGTGCTGCGCGCCGAGGCGTACGCGGGTGCCGTCGGCCTCCATCAGGTCTCGCCCGTCGAACTGGCCGACGTCGGGCTGATCGCCCCCGGCCACCCCGGCCCCGGTACGCCCCTGATGAAGGCTCGCGGAGCGGTCGCGTTCGCCGCCGACGCCGCACCCTCCATGCAGTACGAGCCGGAGGAGATCGTCATCTCGGCAACCGTCGAGGCGCGTTTCCTCGCCCGCTGA
- a CDS encoding class I SAM-dependent methyltransferase produces MGSDHYFTAAPASPENLRTIRVSLAGRELEMTTAGGVFSPDRLDAGTAVLLANTPPVPPGGHLLDLGSGWGPIALSMALASPHATVWAVDVNERALDLVRRNASALGLTNVNAALPGDVPDDVTFRTIRSNPPIRVGKNGLHGLLERWIPRLDERSDAWLVVQRNLGADSLQRWIASTFHPGFSVFRTATGKGYRILKVRKHGTPPTEPIALV; encoded by the coding sequence ATGGGGTCCGACCACTACTTCACTGCGGCCCCGGCAAGCCCCGAGAACCTGCGCACGATCCGTGTATCCCTGGCAGGGCGCGAGCTGGAGATGACCACCGCCGGTGGGGTCTTCAGCCCGGATCGGCTCGATGCCGGAACCGCGGTCCTTCTCGCCAACACTCCGCCCGTTCCACCCGGCGGCCATCTTCTCGACCTCGGCAGCGGCTGGGGACCCATCGCCCTGTCGATGGCTCTGGCTTCACCGCACGCCACCGTCTGGGCGGTGGACGTGAATGAACGTGCGCTCGACCTCGTGCGTCGCAATGCTTCCGCGCTCGGCCTCACCAATGTCAACGCCGCGCTGCCCGGAGATGTTCCCGACGACGTGACCTTCCGCACCATCCGCTCCAACCCGCCGATCCGCGTGGGGAAGAACGGGCTCCACGGGCTTCTCGAACGGTGGATCCCCCGGCTCGACGAGCGCAGCGATGCCTGGCTCGTGGTGCAGCGCAATCTGGGTGCCGACTCCCTGCAGCGGTGGATCGCCAGCACGTTCCACCCCGGCTTCAGCGTCTTCCGCACCGCGACCGGCAAGGGCTACCGCATCCTGAAGGTGCGCAAGCACGGCACGCCACCGACGGAGCCGATCGCGCTGGTCTGA
- a CDS encoding dihydrofolate reductase family protein: protein MATHFYTASSLDGFIATLDHSLDWLLSLDIDLEGPMAYPSFEKNVGALVMGASTYEWVMRHEEGRWGYTQPTWVLTHRDLELPAGAAVELTSDAVSEVHARAVAAAEGRDVWIVGGGDVAGQFADAGLLDEVWVQYAPVTLGSGAPLLPRRLDLELLEVARNRSFLCGRYRVVRDEGGTNRP from the coding sequence ATGGCCACTCACTTCTACACCGCCTCCAGTCTCGATGGGTTCATCGCCACGCTCGACCATTCACTCGACTGGCTGCTGAGCCTGGACATCGATCTGGAGGGGCCGATGGCGTACCCGTCGTTCGAGAAGAATGTCGGCGCCCTCGTGATGGGGGCGTCCACCTACGAGTGGGTGATGCGGCACGAGGAGGGACGGTGGGGGTACACCCAGCCGACGTGGGTGCTCACGCACCGCGACCTCGAGCTGCCCGCGGGGGCGGCCGTCGAACTCACCAGCGACGCCGTGAGCGAGGTGCACGCCCGCGCGGTGGCGGCGGCGGAAGGTCGCGATGTCTGGATCGTCGGCGGGGGAGACGTCGCCGGGCAGTTCGCCGACGCCGGGCTTCTCGACGAGGTCTGGGTGCAATACGCCCCGGTCACCCTCGGGTCAGGTGCACCGCTTCTTCCTCGTCGACTCGATCTGGAGTTGCTCGAGGTCGCGCGCAACCGCAGCTTCCTGTGCGGGCGCTATCGCGTCGTCCGCGACGAGGGGGGAACGAACCGTCCCTAG
- the hflX gene encoding GTPase HflX: MTETKIPSTDDQTVDRVLSNAEKRSEVRVFGAAQALQDEATAAHSQTDGQQWDLEDRHALRRVAGLSTELEDVTEVEYRQLRLENVVLVGVYPQGAQEDAENSLRELAALAETAGAVVLDGVLQRRPHPDAATYLGRGKAQELKDIVAAVGADTVIADTELAPSQRRALEDVVKVKVIDRTTVILDIFSQHAKSREGKAQVELAQLEYLLPRLRGWGESMSRQAGGQVGAGGAGMGSRGPGETKIELDRRRIRTKMALLRKQIRDFAPAREAKRAERKRNTIPSVAIAGYTNAGKSSLLNALTSAGVLVENALFATLDATVRRSATEDGRVYTLTDTVGFVRNLPHQLVEAFRSTLEEVGDADVVLHVVDGSHPDPAGQLQTVRDVMGDVGVRDLPEIVVFNKADLIPEDERLVLRGLEPHAHFVSSRSGEGIDELRSAIEAALPQPAVEIRAVVPYDRGDLVAAIHETGMLLSVEHQEQGSAVHARVSERLAAELAPFVAEG; this comes from the coding sequence ATGACGGAGACGAAGATCCCCTCCACCGACGACCAGACGGTCGACCGAGTGCTTTCGAACGCGGAGAAGCGATCGGAGGTCCGCGTCTTCGGCGCCGCCCAGGCCCTGCAGGACGAGGCCACGGCCGCGCACTCGCAGACCGACGGTCAGCAGTGGGACCTCGAAGATCGGCATGCGCTGCGTCGCGTGGCCGGACTCTCGACCGAACTGGAAGACGTCACCGAGGTCGAGTACCGACAGCTACGGCTCGAGAACGTCGTGCTGGTGGGCGTGTACCCGCAGGGGGCGCAGGAAGACGCGGAGAACTCGCTGCGCGAGCTGGCCGCGCTGGCCGAGACGGCGGGTGCCGTGGTCCTGGACGGCGTGCTGCAGCGGAGGCCCCACCCTGACGCCGCGACCTACCTCGGACGAGGCAAGGCGCAGGAGCTGAAGGACATCGTGGCCGCGGTCGGGGCGGACACCGTCATCGCGGATACCGAACTGGCGCCCAGCCAGCGTCGCGCCCTCGAAGACGTCGTCAAGGTCAAGGTGATCGACCGCACGACCGTGATCCTCGACATCTTCAGCCAGCACGCGAAGAGCCGCGAGGGCAAGGCCCAGGTCGAGCTCGCACAGCTCGAGTACCTCCTTCCGCGGCTGCGCGGATGGGGTGAGTCCATGAGCCGCCAGGCCGGTGGGCAGGTCGGCGCAGGCGGCGCGGGGATGGGATCGCGCGGCCCGGGTGAGACGAAGATCGAGCTGGATCGTCGTCGCATCCGCACGAAGATGGCGCTGCTGCGCAAGCAGATCCGCGACTTCGCGCCGGCTCGCGAGGCCAAGCGGGCCGAGCGCAAGCGCAACACGATTCCCTCCGTCGCGATCGCGGGCTATACCAACGCCGGCAAGTCCAGCCTTCTGAACGCCCTGACGAGCGCCGGCGTGCTCGTCGAGAACGCCCTCTTCGCCACCCTTGACGCGACCGTGCGCCGATCGGCGACCGAGGACGGCCGTGTCTACACCCTCACCGACACGGTGGGCTTCGTGCGGAACCTGCCGCACCAGCTGGTCGAGGCTTTCCGCTCCACGCTGGAAGAGGTCGGCGACGCCGATGTCGTGTTGCACGTCGTCGACGGGTCGCACCCCGACCCGGCCGGCCAGCTGCAGACGGTTCGCGACGTGATGGGCGACGTCGGGGTGCGCGACCTGCCGGAGATCGTGGTCTTCAACAAGGCCGACCTGATCCCCGAGGATGAGCGTCTCGTGCTGCGCGGCCTGGAGCCGCACGCGCACTTCGTGTCGTCGCGCTCAGGGGAGGGCATCGACGAGCTGCGGTCCGCGATTGAGGCGGCACTGCCCCAGCCCGCGGTCGAGATTCGTGCGGTGGTCCCGTACGACCGGGGCGACCTCGTCGCCGCGATCCACGAGACGGGCATGCTGCTGTCCGTCGAGCATCAGGAGCAGGGAAGCGCCGTGCACGCCCGGGTGTCCGAGCGTCTGGCGGCCGAGCTGGCGCCGTTCGTCGCGGAGGGGTGA
- the dapF gene encoding diaminopimelate epimerase, with translation MVAFTKGHGTGNDFIIIADPDGQLPLSQEQVAVLCDRHFGIGADGVLRVVRSASLPEGAAALAEEPAAEWFMDYRNADGSVAEMCGNGIRVFVHYLVRSGLASIEQGATLPIGTRAGVRHVTRSANGYQVDLGAWRLSGDDPLVRADGLTVTRPGLGIDLGNPHVVVALASEAELALLELTRAPELEPALPAGANVEFVVPGEPLVRDGIGHVRMRVSERSVGETLSCGTGVAATALAVRYWAGAQAPNNWQVEVPGGTLAVRMFPAEDGEHVALSGPAQLVFQGEIDLL, from the coding sequence ATGGTCGCATTCACCAAGGGGCACGGCACCGGCAACGACTTCATCATCATCGCCGACCCCGATGGGCAGCTGCCTCTGTCACAGGAGCAGGTGGCTGTGCTCTGCGACCGCCACTTCGGCATCGGCGCAGACGGGGTCCTGCGGGTCGTCCGCTCTGCGTCCCTTCCGGAGGGCGCTGCGGCGCTGGCGGAAGAGCCCGCCGCGGAGTGGTTCATGGACTATCGCAACGCCGACGGCTCGGTCGCGGAGATGTGCGGCAACGGGATCCGCGTGTTCGTGCACTATCTGGTGCGTTCCGGTCTCGCGAGTATCGAGCAGGGCGCGACGCTGCCGATCGGTACCAGGGCCGGAGTGCGCCACGTGACCCGCAGCGCGAACGGCTACCAGGTCGACCTCGGGGCGTGGCGCCTGTCGGGCGACGACCCACTCGTCCGTGCGGATGGGCTCACCGTGACCCGCCCCGGCCTCGGCATCGATCTGGGCAACCCGCACGTCGTAGTCGCGCTGGCATCCGAGGCCGAACTCGCGCTGCTCGAGCTCACGCGTGCACCCGAGCTCGAACCCGCCCTTCCTGCGGGCGCCAACGTCGAGTTCGTCGTCCCGGGTGAACCCCTGGTCCGCGACGGCATCGGCCATGTGCGCATGCGGGTCTCCGAGCGCAGCGTCGGCGAGACGCTCAGCTGCGGAACCGGTGTCGCGGCGACGGCCCTCGCCGTGCGGTACTGGGCGGGTGCGCAGGCGCCGAACAACTGGCAGGTCGAGGTGCCCGGTGGCACACTGGCCGTGCGGATGTTCCCGGCGGAGGACGGCGAGCACGTCGCGCTCTCCGGGCCTGCGCAGCTGGTCTTCCAGGGTGAGATCGACCTGCTCTGA
- the miaB gene encoding tRNA (N6-isopentenyl adenosine(37)-C2)-methylthiotransferase MiaB, with protein sequence MTIPRSEPTIISASSAAVDDDGRQRSYEVRTFGCQMNVHDSERLSGSLESAGYVPAPAGSEADVVIINTCAVRDNAAGKLYGTLGHLAAVKRRKAGMQIAVGGCLAQMDKQAVLDKAPWVDVVFGTHNMGSLPGLLERARHNGDAELEILESLEVFPSTLPTKRDSAHSGWVSISVGCNNTCTFCIVPSLRGKEKDRRPGDILNEIRLLVEDGAIEVTLLGQNVNSYGVEFGDRQAFGKLLRAAGQIEGLERIRFTSPHPAAFTDDVIDAMAETPSVMPQLHMPLQSGSDRILKAMRRSYRSERFLGILDRVRARIPHAAITTDIIVGFPGETEEDFEDTMRVVEQARFSGAFTFQYSIREGTPAATMADQVPKAVVQARYDRLIALQERISLEENQKQVGREIEVLVSTGEGKKDAETHRLTGRGEDNRLVHFEVPPGSELPRPGDVVTVTVTHAAPFHLLADDPTGAPLRIRRTRGGDAWDRSQAESCAVPSPSASGSSAVSLGLPTLRVGV encoded by the coding sequence ATGACTATCCCCCGCAGTGAACCGACGATCATCAGCGCCTCATCGGCGGCCGTCGACGACGACGGGCGACAGCGATCGTATGAGGTGCGTACCTTCGGGTGCCAGATGAACGTGCACGACTCCGAGCGGCTGTCCGGTTCGCTCGAGAGCGCGGGCTACGTCCCTGCGCCCGCGGGCAGTGAAGCCGACGTCGTCATCATCAACACGTGCGCCGTGCGCGACAATGCGGCGGGCAAGTTGTACGGCACTCTCGGACACCTCGCCGCGGTGAAGCGTCGGAAGGCGGGCATGCAGATCGCCGTCGGTGGCTGTCTCGCACAGATGGACAAGCAGGCGGTGCTCGACAAGGCGCCGTGGGTCGATGTCGTCTTCGGAACGCACAACATGGGCTCCCTGCCCGGCCTCCTCGAGCGCGCCCGCCACAACGGAGACGCGGAGCTGGAGATCCTCGAGTCGCTCGAGGTGTTCCCGTCCACGCTTCCGACCAAGCGCGACTCCGCCCACAGCGGTTGGGTGTCGATCTCGGTCGGCTGCAACAACACCTGCACGTTCTGCATCGTTCCGAGCCTTCGTGGCAAGGAGAAGGACCGCCGCCCGGGCGACATCCTCAACGAGATCCGGCTGCTGGTCGAGGACGGCGCGATCGAGGTCACCCTGCTCGGCCAGAACGTCAACTCGTATGGTGTGGAGTTCGGAGACCGCCAGGCCTTCGGCAAGCTGCTGCGCGCGGCCGGGCAGATCGAGGGCCTGGAGCGGATCCGATTCACGAGTCCGCATCCGGCCGCCTTCACCGACGACGTGATCGACGCGATGGCCGAGACACCGAGCGTGATGCCGCAGCTGCACATGCCGCTCCAGTCGGGCAGCGACCGCATCCTCAAGGCCATGCGGCGTTCGTACCGCAGCGAGCGTTTCCTGGGCATCCTCGATCGGGTGCGGGCACGCATCCCGCACGCGGCCATCACGACCGACATCATCGTCGGGTTCCCGGGTGAGACCGAGGAGGACTTCGAAGACACGATGCGGGTGGTCGAGCAGGCACGCTTCTCCGGAGCCTTCACGTTCCAGTACTCGATCCGGGAGGGCACACCGGCGGCGACGATGGCGGATCAGGTTCCGAAGGCCGTGGTGCAGGCCCGCTACGATCGCTTGATCGCACTGCAGGAGCGCATCTCGCTGGAAGAGAACCAGAAGCAGGTCGGCCGCGAGATCGAGGTGCTCGTGTCGACCGGGGAGGGCAAGAAGGACGCCGAGACCCACCGCCTGACGGGCCGAGGCGAGGACAACCGTCTCGTGCACTTCGAGGTCCCGCCGGGGTCGGAGCTTCCGCGCCCGGGTGACGTCGTCACGGTGACGGTCACGCACGCCGCGCCGTTCCACCTGCTGGCCGATGACCCCACCGGCGCGCCTCTGCGCATCCGCCGGACACGGGGCGGAGATGCCTGGGACCGCTCGCAGGCGGAGTCGTGCGCGGTGCCGTCACCGAGTGCGAGCGGGTCGAGCGCCGTGTCGCTCGGGCTTCCGACGCTGCGCGTCGGCGTGTGA
- the miaA gene encoding tRNA (adenosine(37)-N6)-dimethylallyltransferase MiaA has translation MTAPRLWAIVGATGTGKSDLALDLAEALRRQGNPAEIINADAMQVYRGMDIGTAKLPTADRRGIPHHLLDVREVTQDAAAAWYQPLARAAVRDIQERGGDAILVGGSGLYVSSVIFDFDFPPRDPAVRRRLELEFEAEGITPLLERLRLLDPTTAERVDPRNSRRVIRALEVVEQGSATHGAALPDAPTLWMPQTRIIGLRLDREPLVRRLNDRVDRMWAQGLVAEAESLRGRGLESGTTASRAIGYAQALGQLDGRLTEAEAIAETQALTRRYARRQVSWFKRYPQLEWHDVPTSAEQLLAD, from the coding sequence GTGACCGCGCCGCGACTCTGGGCGATCGTCGGTGCCACGGGCACGGGCAAGAGCGACCTCGCCCTGGACCTGGCCGAAGCGCTGCGGCGTCAGGGTAACCCGGCCGAGATCATCAACGCCGACGCGATGCAGGTGTATCGCGGCATGGACATCGGCACGGCGAAGTTGCCGACCGCCGACCGTCGTGGCATTCCCCATCATCTCCTCGACGTGCGAGAGGTCACGCAGGATGCTGCTGCCGCTTGGTATCAGCCGCTGGCGCGTGCCGCGGTGCGCGACATCCAGGAGCGCGGCGGAGACGCCATCCTGGTCGGCGGCTCGGGTCTGTACGTCTCCAGCGTGATCTTCGACTTCGACTTCCCGCCGCGAGACCCGGCGGTGCGGAGGCGGCTGGAGCTCGAGTTCGAGGCCGAGGGGATCACGCCGTTGCTCGAGCGACTGCGGCTGCTCGATCCGACCACGGCGGAGCGCGTGGACCCCAGGAACAGCCGACGGGTCATCCGTGCGCTCGAAGTGGTGGAACAGGGGAGTGCTACGCACGGGGCAGCGCTTCCCGATGCGCCGACGCTGTGGATGCCGCAGACGCGGATCATCGGCCTGCGCCTGGACCGCGAGCCGCTCGTGCGCCGGCTGAACGACCGGGTCGACCGCATGTGGGCGCAGGGGCTGGTGGCGGAGGCCGAGAGTCTCCGTGGGCGTGGCCTGGAGAGCGGCACCACGGCTTCCCGCGCGATCGGCTACGCCCAGGCGCTGGGACAGTTGGACGGCCGGCTCACGGAGGCGGAGGCGATCGCGGAGACGCAGGCCCTCACCCGCCGGTACGCCCGCCGTCAGGTGTCGTGGTTCAAGCGTTACCCGCAGCTCGAGTGGCACGACGTGCCGACCTCCGCGGAGCAGCTTCTCGCCGACTGA